In Brassica rapa cultivar Chiifu-401-42 chromosome A06, CAAS_Brap_v3.01, whole genome shotgun sequence, a single window of DNA contains:
- the LOC117126014 gene encoding uncharacterized protein LOC117126014 — MTSGRGSAWTLTRSDYGKDVQMTKVKEIDRAQCIETHRILMKHEPLTRTLLQGRLEILAVSVHAEGDTSMDHYDEHDDMALQTNKPLLPIDPVVELSKKMQKQEMGTKKEEGTKCSTCHTFVGEAKQYREHCKSDWHKHNLKRKTRKLPPLTAAEECMGEIDMDDSKADLKDYSF; from the exons ATGACTTCTGGCCGTGGGAGTGCTTGGACATTGACTAGAAGCGATTATGGGAAGGATGTGCAGATGACAAAGGTTAAGGAGATTGATAGAGCACAATGTATAGAAACACACCGTATATTGATGAAACACGAACCTCTTACTCGAACTCTATTACAA GGGAGATTAGAGATACTCGCTGTATCAGTTCATGCTGAAGGTGACACAAGCATGGATCATTACGATGAGCATGATGATATGGCATTGCAGACGAACAAGCCCTTGTTGCCTATTGATCCCGTCGTTGAACTTAGCAAGAAAATGCAGAAGCAAGAGATGGGtacaaagaaagaagaaggaaCCAAGTGCAGCACTTGCCACACGTTCGTTGGGGAAGCTAAGCAATACAGAGAGCATTGTAAGAGTGATTGGCACAAACACAACTTGAAGCGTAAGACTCGTAAACTGCCTCCTCTTACTGCTGCTGAAGAATGCATGGGTGAGATTGATATGGACGACTCTAAAGCAGATTTGAAAGACTACTCTTTCTGA